From one Bordetella genomosp. 9 genomic stretch:
- a CDS encoding rhodanese-like domain-containing protein encodes MDFVHFLLGQNNIFIVAAAVVSGIMLAIPALRKTGGGSAIGTAEAIQMVNQRQAVWVDVRPAEQYQAGHIAQARSVPAADIDKKSAGLPKNKPLVVVCEQGRDASRAVSRLKAQGFAEVVALQGGMKAWSQAGLPVTQKA; translated from the coding sequence GTGGATTTTGTGCATTTTCTGCTAGGTCAGAACAATATTTTCATCGTCGCCGCGGCGGTCGTGTCCGGCATCATGCTGGCCATTCCCGCGCTGCGCAAGACCGGCGGCGGATCCGCCATCGGAACGGCCGAAGCCATACAGATGGTGAACCAGCGGCAGGCGGTATGGGTGGACGTACGTCCGGCCGAACAATACCAGGCTGGGCACATCGCGCAGGCACGCAGCGTGCCGGCAGCGGACATCGACAAGAAATCCGCCGGCCTGCCCAAGAACAAGCCCCTGGTCGTGGTGTGTGAGCAGGGACGCGACGCCAGCCGCGCCGTGTCCAGGCTGAAAGCCCAGGGGTTCGCCGAAGTGGTGGCCCTGCAAGGCGGCATGAAGGCCTGGAGCCAGGCCGGCCTGCCCGTCACGCAGAAAGCCTGA
- the grxC gene encoding glutaredoxin 3, producing the protein MKKVLMYSSAVCPYCIRAEALLKQRGVSEIEKVRIDLDPAQRATMMERTGRRTVPQIYIGDTHVGGYDDLAALDRADKLVPMLA; encoded by the coding sequence ATGAAAAAAGTCCTGATGTACAGCTCCGCTGTCTGTCCCTATTGCATCCGTGCCGAAGCCCTGCTCAAGCAGCGCGGCGTCAGCGAGATCGAGAAGGTCCGCATCGACCTCGACCCGGCCCAGCGCGCCACGATGATGGAGCGAACCGGCCGCCGCACCGTGCCGCAGATCTATATCGGCGACACGCACGTGGGCGGCTACGACGACCTGGCCGCGCTGGACCGCGCCGACAAGCTGGTCCCCATGCTGGCCTGA
- the secB gene encoding protein-export chaperone SecB — protein sequence MADQTNQAGDDAPSFNLQRVYLKDLSLEMPNAPHVFLEQDTPQVEVSINVGGQRLTETLFESTVTVTVTTRVTDKVLYLVEGTQAGIFELANIPGEQLDPLLGIVCPTMIYPYLRANVADAITRTSLPALHLAEVNFQALYEQRIAEMQQQQQQSGNDSGIILPPNVTRQ from the coding sequence ATGGCCGATCAAACCAACCAGGCGGGCGACGACGCTCCGTCGTTCAATCTGCAGCGCGTCTACCTGAAGGACCTGTCGCTGGAAATGCCCAACGCGCCCCACGTATTCCTGGAACAGGACACGCCGCAGGTTGAGGTCAGCATCAACGTCGGCGGCCAGCGGCTGACCGAAACGCTGTTCGAGTCCACCGTCACCGTCACCGTCACCACGCGCGTCACCGACAAGGTGCTGTATCTGGTCGAAGGCACCCAGGCCGGCATTTTCGAGCTGGCCAACATCCCGGGCGAACAGCTGGACCCGCTGCTGGGCATCGTCTGCCCCACCATGATCTACCCCTATCTGCGCGCCAACGTGGCGGATGCGATCACCCGCACCTCGCTGCCCGCGCTGCATCTGGCGGAGGTCAACTTCCAGGCGCTGTACGAACAACGCATCGCCGAGATGCAGCAACAGCAGCAGCAATCCGGCAATGACTCCGGCATCATCCTGCCGCCCAATGTCACGCGCCAGTAA
- a CDS encoding NAD(P)H-dependent glycerol-3-phosphate dehydrogenase: MPRPPAGTQVPPRVAVLGAGSWGTALAAVAARRRPTLLWARQAAQADAMSATHENARYLPGVSLPASLEIGSDFDRALSMTAADGGVPLLILGVPVAGLEAMCQDLARRLPALGCAGWHVVWTCKGFDESQGRLPHEIALATLADTPGVRVGVLSGPSFAREVAQGLPVALTVASGDAALCAATTAALHGGAVRVYAGSDVAGVEVGGAMKNIISIACGISDGLMLGTNARAALITRGLAEMTRLGVALGARADTFSGLTGLGDLVLSATGELSRNRRVGLDIGAGRKLADILAGGMTAEGVRAARSALARARALNVDLPITAAVCAVLFDGVSPMTAVSTLLARDARPESGDLRVPD, encoded by the coding sequence ATGCCCCGTCCGCCCGCCGGCACCCAGGTGCCGCCGCGGGTGGCGGTGCTGGGCGCCGGCAGCTGGGGAACGGCGCTGGCGGCCGTGGCCGCGCGCCGTCGTCCCACCTTGCTGTGGGCGCGCCAGGCCGCGCAGGCCGACGCCATGAGCGCCACACACGAAAACGCCCGGTATCTTCCGGGCGTTTCTTTGCCTGCCTCGCTGGAAATCGGCAGCGACTTCGATCGCGCGCTTTCCATGACGGCCGCCGATGGCGGTGTGCCGCTGCTCATCCTTGGCGTGCCGGTGGCGGGGCTGGAAGCCATGTGCCAGGACCTGGCGCGGCGCCTGCCCGCGCTGGGCTGCGCCGGCTGGCACGTGGTCTGGACCTGCAAGGGCTTCGACGAATCCCAGGGCCGGCTACCGCATGAAATCGCGCTGGCGACGCTGGCCGACACCCCGGGCGTCCGCGTCGGCGTGCTGTCGGGACCGAGCTTCGCGCGTGAAGTCGCGCAAGGCCTGCCTGTCGCGTTGACGGTCGCCAGCGGCGACGCCGCCCTGTGCGCGGCCACCACGGCCGCGCTGCATGGCGGCGCGGTGCGGGTGTATGCCGGTTCCGACGTCGCCGGGGTGGAAGTCGGCGGCGCGATGAAGAACATCATTTCCATCGCCTGCGGTATCTCCGACGGCCTGATGCTGGGCACCAACGCGCGTGCCGCGCTGATCACCCGGGGCCTGGCCGAGATGACCCGCCTGGGCGTGGCGCTGGGCGCCCGCGCGGATACGTTTTCCGGGCTGACCGGCCTGGGCGATCTCGTGCTGAGCGCGACCGGCGAACTTTCGCGCAACCGCCGGGTAGGCCTGGACATCGGCGCCGGCCGCAAGCTGGCCGACATCCTGGCCGGGGGCATGACCGCCGAAGGCGTGCGCGCGGCCCGCTCGGCCCTGGCGCGCGCGCGCGCCCTGAATGTCGACCTGCCCATTACCGCCGCGGTCTGCGCGGTGCTTTTCGACGGCGTGTCTCCCATGACGGCCGTGTCCACCCTGCTGGCGCGCGACGCCCGACCGGAAAGCGGAGACCTGCGCGTGCCCGACTAA
- a CDS encoding Bug family tripartite tricarboxylate transporter substrate binding protein — MFLFNPGPHGARLPRLWLALASIATALTLGAPAHAEWPERPIDMIVPFPAGSSPDLLARIVSEPLSQALGKPIIVQNKPGAGGNIGTRLAAEAKPDGYTMLFTINGPLTTAPTLYRKTLGYDPFTDLAPVTLVATSPNVLVVPSSLGIKTVEQFVKLAKERPGALNYGSVGPGSASQLAMEMFKGQAGLDIAHIPYPGFPQVISAIIAGDIQSSFMVPAIAMPQARNGKATVLAVTSLERTETLPDVPTMAEQGYPGFEAISWDAILVPAGTPSGVVERLNSELARIISSDKVREQMAVQYFTPAPSSPEQLSTRMRDEKARWDAVIEKLNLSLD; from the coding sequence ATGTTCCTGTTCAATCCCGGCCCCCATGGCGCACGCCTGCCACGGCTGTGGCTGGCCCTGGCCAGTATCGCCACGGCGCTGACGCTGGGCGCGCCCGCGCATGCGGAATGGCCGGAGCGCCCCATCGACATGATCGTCCCCTTCCCCGCGGGGTCGTCTCCGGACCTGCTGGCGCGCATCGTGTCCGAACCGCTTTCGCAGGCCCTGGGCAAGCCCATCATCGTGCAGAACAAGCCGGGCGCCGGCGGCAACATCGGCACCCGCCTGGCCGCCGAGGCCAAGCCCGATGGCTACACGATGCTGTTCACCATCAACGGCCCGTTGACGACGGCGCCGACGCTGTATCGCAAGACGCTGGGCTACGATCCCTTCACCGATCTGGCGCCGGTCACGCTGGTGGCGACCAGCCCGAACGTACTGGTGGTGCCCAGCAGCCTGGGCATCAAGACCGTGGAACAGTTCGTCAAGCTGGCCAAGGAAAGGCCGGGCGCCCTGAATTACGGCTCGGTCGGCCCCGGCAGCGCGTCCCAACTGGCCATGGAAATGTTCAAGGGCCAGGCCGGCCTGGATATCGCCCACATTCCCTATCCCGGCTTTCCGCAGGTGATCAGCGCGATCATCGCGGGCGACATCCAGTCGTCCTTCATGGTGCCGGCCATCGCGATGCCGCAAGCCCGCAACGGCAAGGCGACGGTGCTGGCCGTCACCAGCCTGGAACGCACCGAGACGCTGCCGGACGTGCCCACCATGGCCGAGCAGGGCTATCCAGGCTTCGAGGCGATCTCGTGGGATGCGATCCTGGTGCCGGCCGGCACGCCCAGCGGCGTGGTGGAAAGGCTCAACAGCGAGCTGGCGCGCATCATCAGCAGCGACAAGGTGCGCGAGCAGATGGCGGTGCAGTACTTCACGCCCGCGCCTTCGTCGCCCGAGCAATTGTCCACCCGCATGCGGGACGAGAAGGCGCGCTGGGATGCCGTGATCGAGAAGCTGAACCTGTCGCTGGATTGA
- a CDS encoding tRNA (cytidine(34)-2'-O)-methyltransferase, translating into MYHVILVEPEIPPNTGNAIRLCANTGAQLHLVQPLGFELDDARLRRAGLDYHEWRPVRLHASLPAAIAATGAAPDRVFAFTTRTEHSFAGAAFQPGDVFVFGRETAGLSEAQLALFGPAQRLRLPMRPGQRSLNLSNAVAVVVFEAWRQAGYTGGI; encoded by the coding sequence ATGTATCACGTCATCCTTGTCGAACCCGAAATCCCGCCCAATACCGGCAACGCGATCCGCCTGTGCGCCAATACGGGCGCCCAGCTGCATCTCGTGCAGCCGCTGGGATTCGAACTGGATGATGCGCGCCTGCGCCGTGCCGGCCTCGACTATCACGAGTGGCGGCCGGTGCGCCTGCATGCATCGCTGCCCGCCGCCATCGCCGCGACCGGCGCTGCGCCGGATCGCGTGTTCGCCTTCACCACGCGTACCGAGCATTCCTTCGCCGGCGCCGCCTTCCAGCCGGGCGACGTGTTCGTCTTCGGACGCGAAACCGCGGGCCTGTCGGAGGCGCAACTGGCCCTGTTTGGGCCCGCCCAGCGCCTGCGCCTGCCGATGCGTCCGGGCCAGCGCAGCCTGAACCTGTCCAACGCGGTGGCGGTGGTCGTGTTCGAAGCCTGGCGGCAGGCCGGCTATACCGGCGGCATCTAG
- a CDS encoding ComF family protein, with amino-acid sequence MDGFAAGASRLVRGWRAARDRMVSRIATDCPMCGGPAAAGRPCPPCVGDVIATMRDGQPRCRRCALRLRPGRTSCPDCARRPSPLAAVYAGFDYESPGDMLITRYKIELRYALAEPLADLILRNFSSAPAALAPGTVLVPIPSSRTSLRRRGFNPAAELARALARRTGLPLRPHWLARGRDGPKQSTLSREARSHVARDAYVCPTAVPPCTVAVVDDVMTTGSTLHAAALALRAAGAASVIGLVAARAPADAGGVLAQYHLP; translated from the coding sequence ATGGATGGGTTCGCGGCCGGCGCGTCCAGGCTGGTTCGCGGGTGGCGCGCCGCCCGGGACCGCATGGTCTCGCGCATCGCCACGGACTGCCCCATGTGCGGCGGGCCGGCGGCGGCCGGACGGCCGTGTCCGCCTTGCGTGGGCGACGTCATCGCCACCATGCGCGACGGCCAGCCGCGCTGCCGGCGATGCGCCCTGCGCCTGCGGCCGGGGCGGACGTCTTGCCCGGATTGCGCCCGGCGGCCGTCGCCGCTGGCGGCCGTGTACGCCGGATTCGACTACGAATCGCCGGGGGACATGCTGATCACCCGCTACAAGATCGAATTGCGCTACGCCCTGGCCGAACCGCTGGCCGACCTGATCCTGCGCAACTTCTCCAGCGCACCGGCCGCGCTGGCGCCGGGCACGGTCCTCGTTCCCATTCCTTCGTCGCGGACCTCGCTCCGGCGCCGGGGATTCAACCCGGCCGCCGAACTTGCGCGCGCGCTGGCACGACGGACGGGCCTGCCGCTGCGCCCGCATTGGCTGGCGCGCGGGCGCGACGGCCCCAAGCAGAGCACGCTGTCGCGCGAGGCCCGTTCGCACGTCGCGCGCGATGCCTACGTCTGCCCGACGGCCGTTCCGCCCTGCACCGTCGCGGTGGTGGACGACGTGATGACCACCGGCAGCACCCTGCACGCCGCCGCGCTGGCGCTGCGCGCGGCCGGCGCCGCCAGTGTCATCGGGCTGGTCGCCGCGCGGGCGCCCGCGGATGCGGGCGGTGTACTGGCACAATATCACCTGCCCTAG
- a CDS encoding methyltransferase domain-containing protein: MSQTPPDLPIVSAHVARQFARRGDLENAQFLYGEIGRRMLDRLRYIRAQPALLLDAGCGAAASLPLLQERYPDAAYIGLDSCGPLLDIARQRNAPRRGGLLGLAAQLVGRGDKAAAPRFVQADLSDTGLAPESLDLVWSNLALHWHPRPHAALAEWRRVLKVNGLAMFSCLGPGTLRELRQAVADAGLATATPSFVDMHDFGDLLVENGFADPVMDQETLTLTYRTTDRLLEDVRALGGNPIAGRKASLATRAWRDRLCKALEAQRRADGTIALTIEVAYGHAWRAAARQAAPGETRLSVSAIGGRRQPGP; encoded by the coding sequence ATGTCCCAGACCCCGCCCGATCTCCCCATCGTCAGCGCCCACGTGGCGCGCCAGTTTGCCCGCCGCGGGGATCTGGAAAATGCCCAGTTCCTGTATGGCGAAATCGGCCGGCGCATGCTGGACCGCCTGCGCTACATCCGGGCACAACCCGCCTTGCTGCTGGACGCGGGCTGCGGCGCCGCCGCCAGCCTGCCACTGCTGCAGGAACGCTATCCGGATGCCGCCTACATCGGGCTGGATAGCTGCGGGCCCTTGCTCGACATCGCGCGCCAGCGGAACGCGCCCCGCCGCGGCGGGCTGCTCGGCCTGGCCGCCCAATTGGTCGGGCGCGGCGACAAGGCGGCCGCGCCCCGCTTCGTCCAGGCCGACCTGTCCGACACCGGCCTGGCGCCGGAATCACTGGACCTGGTCTGGTCCAACCTGGCCCTGCATTGGCATCCGCGTCCCCATGCGGCCCTGGCCGAATGGCGGCGCGTGCTCAAGGTGAACGGGCTGGCGATGTTTTCCTGCCTGGGCCCCGGCACGCTGCGCGAGCTGCGCCAGGCGGTCGCCGACGCGGGCCTGGCCACGGCCACGCCGTCTTTCGTGGACATGCACGATTTCGGCGACTTGCTGGTGGAAAACGGTTTTGCCGATCCCGTCATGGACCAGGAAACCCTGACGCTCACCTATCGGACGACGGACAGGCTGCTGGAAGACGTGCGCGCGCTGGGCGGCAATCCGATCGCGGGACGCAAGGCGTCGCTGGCCACCCGGGCCTGGCGCGACCGGCTATGCAAGGCGCTGGAAGCCCAGCGCCGCGCGGACGGCACGATCGCGTTGACGATAGAAGTCGCCTACGGCCACGCCTGGCGAGCGGCGGCGCGGCAGGCCGCGCCGGGAGAAACCCGCTTGTCCGTCAGCGCGATCGGGGGCCGGCGGCAGCCTGGCCCCTGA
- a CDS encoding YbdK family carboxylate-amine ligase: MEQIPFVPSAPNTLGIELELQLIDPRTFDLTAASDELLAQMADHPIADRVKPEITRSMIELNSSVHEHPVGLLAEMREMRAALCEAADAVGVSVAGGGAHPFMRWQERSISDTPRFQYLAEMYGYLARQFTVFGQHIHLGVKSGDQAIKLTRQLSAYVPHFIALSASSPYYEGVDTLFSCCRLNAVNSFPLAGHMPPEVTDWYQFEAHLAQLRNLGLAESIKDLYWDIRPKPDFGTVEIRVCDTPLTVERACQLAAFAQALAVLLQRDPAPEGGLWLAYRSNHFQACRFGLQGSYVTGEGQRLRLIDHLRGLFGRLMPVADELGTADMLTSLRDDALRAGNDARWLRAQFHRLRDLPSVVESMTGAFRGDSGLVGMAGTDPTSVLRRRVRANSEPLGGVGVQTLAEPGVVPRRLH; the protein is encoded by the coding sequence ATGGAACAGATCCCCTTCGTCCCTTCCGCCCCCAATACGCTGGGCATAGAACTCGAACTGCAACTGATCGATCCGCGGACATTTGACCTGACTGCTGCTTCGGACGAATTGCTGGCCCAGATGGCCGACCATCCCATCGCCGACCGGGTCAAGCCGGAGATCACCCGGTCCATGATCGAACTGAATTCCTCGGTGCACGAACATCCCGTGGGCCTGTTGGCCGAAATGCGCGAAATGCGCGCCGCGCTGTGCGAAGCGGCGGACGCCGTGGGCGTTTCCGTCGCCGGTGGCGGCGCCCACCCCTTCATGCGGTGGCAGGAGCGCTCGATTTCCGATACGCCGCGATTCCAGTACCTGGCCGAGATGTACGGCTACCTGGCGCGGCAGTTCACCGTCTTCGGCCAGCATATCCACCTGGGCGTCAAAAGCGGCGACCAGGCCATCAAGCTGACGCGGCAATTGTCGGCCTACGTGCCGCACTTCATCGCCTTGTCGGCTTCCTCGCCCTATTACGAAGGCGTGGATACGCTGTTCTCGTGCTGCCGCCTGAACGCGGTCAACAGTTTTCCCCTGGCGGGCCATATGCCGCCCGAGGTCACGGACTGGTACCAGTTCGAGGCCCATCTGGCGCAGTTGCGCAACCTGGGGCTGGCGGAAAGCATCAAGGACCTGTACTGGGACATCCGTCCCAAGCCGGATTTCGGCACCGTGGAAATCCGCGTGTGCGACACGCCGCTGACCGTCGAGCGCGCCTGCCAGCTGGCGGCGTTCGCCCAGGCGCTGGCGGTGCTGCTGCAGCGCGACCCCGCGCCGGAAGGCGGCTTGTGGCTGGCCTATCGCAGCAATCATTTCCAGGCCTGCCGCTTCGGTTTGCAGGGCAGCTACGTCACGGGCGAAGGCCAGCGCCTGCGGCTGATCGACCATCTGCGCGGGCTGTTCGGCCGCCTGATGCCGGTGGCCGACGAGCTCGGCACCGCCGATATGCTGACGTCGCTGCGCGACGACGCGCTGCGTGCCGGCAACGACGCGCGATGGCTGCGCGCCCAGTTCCACCGACTGCGCGACCTGCCGTCGGTGGTCGAATCCATGACGGGCGCCTTCCGTGGCGACAGCGGCCTGGTCGGCATGGCCGGCACCGATCCGACGTCGGTGCTGCGCCGGCGCGTCCGCGCCAATTCAGAACCGCTGGGCGGGGTGGGCGTGCAGACGCTTGCCGAGCCCGGGGTGGTGCCGCGGCGCCTGCACTGA
- a CDS encoding TrkH family potassium uptake protein codes for MPALRILDGRLAAVFNLLGLIMALFSLTMILPLGLAVYTGDAALAAFVDAALISMAAGGLLWAATHRHRTELRPRDGFVLVSMVWTVLPALAAMPLLIYFHRAGTPLSFTDAYFEAMSGLTTTGATALTGLDRLPASINLWRATLVWLGGMGILVLAVAILPLLGVGGHQVFRAETPGPIKDEKLTPRIASTAKALYAIYFGLSLLCLVAYRVAGLPWFEAWCHMATTMGLGGFSTWDDGFAHFDSVPVEIVAIVFMLIAGVNFATHFSAWQARSARPYLTCPQTIPYLAVTLGAALAISVFLYVDGVYGTPGEALRYGVFNAVSVITTTGYANVDYTQWPLFAPLLMLLLSGVATSAGSTGGGIKMIRAILLAKQARTELVTMLHPHAVSPVRLRGRVVDNRVMTSVLAFMLFYGMSIAVLTILMLISGLDPVVAFSAVVASVNNTGPGLGPIGPMGSFAILTDFQTWLCTFGMLIGRLELFTVLLLFTPAFWRR; via the coding sequence ATGCCAGCCCTTCGTATCCTTGATGGCCGCCTGGCGGCCGTGTTCAACCTGCTGGGCCTGATCATGGCGCTGTTCTCGCTGACCATGATCCTGCCGCTGGGCCTGGCGGTCTATACCGGCGACGCGGCGCTGGCCGCCTTCGTCGACGCCGCCCTGATCTCCATGGCGGCGGGCGGCCTCCTGTGGGCGGCGACCCACCGCCATCGCACGGAGCTTCGTCCCCGCGACGGTTTCGTGCTGGTCTCCATGGTCTGGACCGTGCTGCCGGCGCTGGCCGCCATGCCGCTGTTGATCTACTTCCACCGCGCGGGCACGCCGCTGTCGTTCACCGATGCCTATTTCGAGGCGATGTCCGGCCTGACGACCACCGGCGCCACCGCGCTGACCGGGCTGGATCGCCTGCCGGCTTCGATCAACCTGTGGCGCGCGACGCTGGTCTGGCTGGGCGGCATGGGCATCCTGGTGCTGGCGGTGGCCATCCTGCCGCTGCTGGGGGTGGGCGGGCATCAGGTGTTCCGCGCCGAGACGCCGGGACCGATCAAGGACGAAAAGCTCACCCCCCGCATCGCCAGCACGGCCAAGGCCCTTTACGCCATCTACTTCGGCTTGTCCCTGCTGTGCCTGGTGGCCTACCGCGTGGCGGGGCTGCCCTGGTTCGAGGCCTGGTGCCACATGGCCACTACCATGGGCCTGGGCGGTTTTTCCACCTGGGACGACGGCTTCGCGCATTTCGATTCGGTGCCGGTGGAAATCGTCGCGATCGTCTTCATGCTGATCGCCGGCGTGAACTTCGCCACCCACTTCAGCGCGTGGCAGGCGCGCAGCGCGCGGCCCTACCTGACCTGTCCGCAGACCATCCCTTACCTGGCCGTGACCCTGGGCGCCGCGCTGGCGATCTCGGTGTTCCTGTATGTCGATGGCGTCTACGGAACGCCCGGCGAAGCCCTGCGCTACGGCGTCTTCAACGCGGTGTCCGTCATCACCACGACCGGGTACGCGAACGTGGACTACACGCAGTGGCCCTTGTTCGCCCCGCTGCTGATGCTGCTGCTGTCGGGCGTGGCCACCTCCGCCGGATCCACCGGCGGCGGCATCAAGATGATCCGCGCCATCCTGCTGGCCAAGCAGGCGCGCACCGAGCTGGTGACCATGCTGCATCCGCACGCGGTCAGCCCGGTGCGCCTGCGGGGCAGGGTGGTGGACAACCGCGTGATGACTTCCGTCCTGGCCTTCATGCTGTTCTACGGCATGTCCATTGCCGTGCTGACCATACTGATGCTGATCTCCGGCCTGGATCCGGTGGTCGCCTTCAGCGCGGTGGTGGCCAGCGTCAACAATACCGGTCCGGGGCTGGGGCCGATAGGCCCCATGGGAAGCTTCGCCATCCTGACCGACTTCCAGACCTGGCTCTGCACCTTCGGCATGCTGATAGGCCGGCTGGAGCTTTTCACGGTGCTACTGCTTTTTACGCCTGCCTTCTGGCGCCGCTGA
- the trkA gene encoding Trk system potassium transporter TrkA has translation MKILIVGAGRVGTSVAENLVSEQNDITVIDTDARNLQDLQERCDLRGLRGDGAQVSVLREAGAEDADLFIACAASDTVNLVACRIARQVFNIPRRIARVRSSDVAEHPELLGDDGFCIDALISPERSVTTYLHSLIEFPEALQVVEFAGGRVSVVTARVGRGSAMANRPLEALPEVWPDVSARIVDIMRDGRPLQAGRGTVIQPGDEVVVVADTRHARRAVRQLRSAEKTARRIMIAGGGNIGLRLAQELAEENYSVRIIEHGAARCQYLAEKLPSNVLVLHGNATDEGLLERENIEDMDTWLALTSDDEDNIMSSLLAKRLGARRVIALINRQAYGELMQGSHIDVAVSPSHATMSELLRHVRRGDVVAVHRLRQGVIEALEAVAHGDQKTSRVVGRQVCQVRLPKGAVIGALVREDEIIMPDPDTVIQQDDHVIVFVPGRNQMARVEKLFQVSASFF, from the coding sequence ATGAAGATCCTGATCGTCGGCGCGGGACGGGTGGGCACGAGCGTGGCCGAAAACCTGGTGTCCGAGCAGAACGACATCACCGTCATCGATACCGACGCGCGCAACCTGCAGGACCTGCAGGAACGTTGCGACCTGCGCGGCCTGCGCGGCGACGGCGCGCAGGTGTCCGTCCTGCGTGAGGCGGGCGCGGAGGACGCCGATCTCTTCATCGCCTGCGCCGCCTCGGATACCGTCAATCTGGTGGCATGCCGCATCGCGCGGCAGGTGTTCAACATTCCGCGCCGCATTGCGCGCGTCCGGTCGTCGGATGTCGCCGAACACCCTGAACTGCTCGGCGACGACGGCTTCTGCATCGACGCCCTGATCAGTCCGGAACGCAGCGTCACCACCTATCTGCACAGCCTGATCGAATTTCCCGAAGCCCTGCAGGTCGTCGAGTTCGCGGGCGGCCGCGTCAGCGTGGTGACGGCCCGCGTCGGTCGCGGCAGCGCCATGGCCAACCGGCCGCTGGAGGCGCTGCCGGAGGTCTGGCCCGACGTCTCGGCGCGCATCGTCGACATCATGCGGGATGGCCGGCCGCTGCAGGCGGGCCGCGGCACCGTCATCCAGCCCGGCGATGAAGTCGTGGTCGTGGCCGACACGCGGCATGCGCGCCGCGCGGTGCGCCAGCTGCGCTCGGCGGAAAAGACCGCGCGCCGCATCATGATCGCCGGCGGCGGCAACATCGGCCTGCGCCTGGCGCAGGAACTGGCCGAGGAAAACTACAGCGTGCGCATCATCGAGCACGGCGCCGCCCGTTGCCAGTACCTGGCGGAAAAGCTGCCCTCCAACGTCCTGGTGCTGCATGGCAACGCCACCGACGAAGGCCTGCTGGAACGCGAGAACATCGAGGACATGGATACCTGGCTGGCGCTGACCAGCGACGACGAGGACAACATCATGTCGTCGCTGCTGGCCAAGCGCCTCGGGGCGCGCCGCGTCATCGCGCTGATCAATCGCCAGGCCTATGGGGAATTGATGCAGGGCAGCCATATCGACGTGGCCGTCTCGCCTTCCCATGCCACCATGAGCGAACTGCTGCGCCACGTGCGGCGCGGCGACGTGGTCGCGGTGCACCGGCTGCGGCAGGGCGTGATCGAAGCCCTGGAAGCTGTCGCCCATGGCGACCAGAAAACCTCGCGGGTGGTCGGCCGCCAGGTCTGCCAGGTGCGCCTGCCCAAGGGCGCGGTCATCGGCGCCCTGGTCCGGGAAGACGAAATCATCATGCCGGACCCCGATACCGTCATCCAGCAGGACGACCATGTCATCGTCTTCGTGCCGGGCCGCAACCAGATGGCCCGCGTGGAAAAGCTGTTCCAGGTGTCCGCGTCCTTCTTCTGA
- a CDS encoding response regulator — translation MARILVVDDEVGIRELLSEILYDEGHTVELAENAAQARAARLRSRPDLVLLDIWMPDTDGVSLLKEWGSQGLLDMPVIMMSGHATIDTAVEATRIGALDFLEKPITLQRLLKTISAALARGRVPQPAPAAALSAVPLEDELDVPSLPSAAAETPAGSNGLLGSISLDQPLREARDAFERIYFEYHLVRESHSMTRVSEKTGLERTHLYRKLKQLGIESARKRST, via the coding sequence ATGGCCAGAATTCTGGTGGTTGATGACGAAGTTGGCATTCGCGAGCTTCTGTCAGAAATCTTGTACGACGAAGGACACACGGTCGAACTGGCCGAAAATGCGGCCCAGGCCCGTGCCGCTCGCCTACGTTCGCGTCCCGACCTCGTCCTGCTGGACATCTGGATGCCCGATACCGACGGCGTGAGCCTGCTCAAGGAATGGGGCTCGCAAGGCCTGCTGGACATGCCGGTCATCATGATGAGCGGCCACGCCACCATCGATACCGCGGTCGAGGCCACCCGCATCGGGGCGCTCGATTTTCTCGAAAAGCCCATTACGCTGCAGCGGTTGTTAAAAACTATTTCGGCAGCGCTGGCGCGTGGCCGCGTGCCGCAACCCGCGCCCGCGGCCGCCCTGTCGGCCGTGCCGCTGGAAGACGAACTGGACGTGCCCTCCCTGCCGTCCGCCGCCGCCGAAACGCCCGCCGGGTCCAACGGCTTGCTGGGCAGCATCTCGCTGGACCAGCCCTTGCGCGAAGCGCGCGACGCCTTCGAACGCATCTACTTCGAATACCACCTGGTGCGCGAAAGCCATAGCATGACCCGGGTCTCGGAAAAGACCGGCCTGGAGCGCACCCACCTTTACCGCAAGCTCAAGCAGCTGGGCATCGAGTCGGCGCGCAAGCGCAGTACATGA